From Lacerta agilis isolate rLacAgi1 chromosome Z, rLacAgi1.pri, whole genome shotgun sequence, the proteins below share one genomic window:
- the SPRY3 gene encoding protein sprouty homolog 3 — protein MPFSASTTERSSEDTMASVPEDFQQVLSIDQICAIRATNDYVERPASSKQAPSTPSTPQSQAADKQEVAQERLVPTTFQDLQPGQPPLQQPLSHSSTASSISHSTTASEQRLLSSITPSHSGHSLVRTQPQVGNPKPEELQKGTSEKSRVLHAGHLFICEECGHCKCARCMATRSLPSCWLCNKRCLCSPENLIDYGTCLCCVKGIFYHCSSDDEDTCADDPCSCGPGSCCARWAAMSFLSLLMPCLCCYFPTLGCLKLCQRGYDAFKRPGCRCQNHTNTVCRKISSTSSGATLPKTLDKPV, from the coding sequence ATGCCCTTTTCGGCCAGCACCACTGAGCGCAGCTCTGAAGACACCATGGCTTCAGTGCCTGAGGATTTCCAGCAGGTCCTTTCCATCGACCAGATTTGTGCCATCCGTGCCACCAATGACTACGTGGAGAGGCCTGCCTCCTCCAAGCAAGCTCCCTCCACCCCTTCTACACCCCAGTCACAAGCAGCCGACAAGCAGGAGGTGGCTCAGGAACGCCTGGTGCCCACCACCTTCCAGGACCTTCAAcctggccagccacccctccagCAGCCTCTGAGCCATTCCAGCACTGCCAGCTCCATCTCCCACAGCACCACAGCCTCAGAGCAGAGGCTACTCAGCAGCATCACACCGTCGCACTCTGGGCACTCACTCGTCCGGACGCAGCCCCAAGTAGGCAACCCAAAGCCTGAGGAGCTGCAGAAGGGGACATCTGAGAAGTCTCGTGTCCTCCATGCTGGCCACCTCTTCATCTGCGAAGAATGCGGCCACTGCAAGTGTGCCCGCTGCATGGCAACACGCAGCTTGCCTTCTTGCTGGCTTTGCAACAAGCGCTGCCTCTGCTCACCAGAGAACCTCATTGACTATGGGACTTGCCTCTGCTGTGTCAAGGGCATTTTCTACCACTGCTCCTCAGATGATGAGGACACCTGTGCCGATGACCCCTGCTCTTGTGGCCCGGGATCCTGCTGTGCCCGCTGGGCTGCCATGAGTTTTCTCTCCTTGCTCATGCCCTGCCTGTGCTGTTACTTTCCCACCTTGGGGTGCCTCAAACTTTGCCAGCGGGGCTACGATGCCTTTAAGCGGCCTGGTTGTCGCTGCCAGAACCACACCAATACTGTCTGCAGGAAGATCTCCTCCACATCTAGTGGAGCCACTCTCCCCAAGACTTTGGACAAGCCAGTATGA